CGACCGTGCGTTACGAACTCCGGGACGGCGACCCGGTCATCAAGTCGGTCAACGAGGCCTTCGAGGAGACCTTCGGCTACAGCGAGGCCGAGGCGCGGGGCGAGTCGATAGACGACCTGCTGGTGCCCGACGACCTGCAGGGCGAGGCCGGGCGACTCAACGAGCGAGTCCGGCAGGGCGAGCGCGTCGATGCGGAGGTCAAGCGGACCGCCGACGGCGGCGTCCGGGACTTCCTGCTCCGGAACGCCGAGGTGTCGGGCGACGACGGGAACTACGTCATCTACACCGACATCACCGAGCGCAAACAGCGCGAGGAGATGCTCGACGCGCTCCACCGGACGACCCGCGACCTGATGTCCGCCGAGCGCCAGCGCGACATCTGCGAGACCGCGGTCGAGACGGCCCGGAACGTCCTCGACATCCCTCACGCGACCGTCTTCCGGTGGGACGACGACTCGGAACTGCTGGAACCCTTCATCATGCCGGAGGACACCATCACGACCATCGGCGAGGCCCCGGCGTTAGAGCGAGGCGAGGGCATCGTCGGGACCGTGTTCGCAGACGGCGAGTCGGCGCACCTCGAAAACGCGTGGAATGACCCCCGAGCGGCAGAGAACGGCTCTTCGAGCATCCGAGCGTTCGGCGCGTTCCCGCTGGGCGATTGGGGCGTGATGACCGTCGCCTCCGCGGAGGTGGGCACGTTCGACGACTACGAGATAGACCTCGTGCGGGTGCTGGCGGCCAACACCGAGGTCGCGCTCAATCGGGCGGCCCGCGAGGCCGAACTCGCCGACCAGCGAAGCCAACTCGCGGAACTCGACCGCATCAACGAGGTCATCCGCGACGTGGACCAACTGCTGGTTCGGGCCTCGACCCGCGAGGAGATGGAGCAGGCGGTCTGCGACCGACTCGCCGAGTCGGCCCACTATCGGTTCGCGTGGACCGGGAAGGCGATGGCAGGGGCGAATCAGGCCGAACCGAGCGCCTTCGCGGGCGTCGAGGAGGGCTACCTCGAAGCCATCACCGAGATGCGCGACGAAACTCCTCGCGGGCCTGCCCAGAAAGCCCTCGAAACCGCGGCGGTGCAGGTCGTCCAGAACGTCCCCGAGGACGACGGCTTCGCACCGTGGCGCGAGCAGGCGCTGGAACGGGGCTATCGCTCGGCGGCCGCCATCCCCCTGCGCTATCGGGAGACGGTCTACGGCGTCTTGTGCGTCTACGCCGACCGGGCGAACGCCTTCGACGACCGCGAGCAGGCGGTGCTGGCCGAACTCGGCGAGACCATCGGTCACGCCATCAACGCGGCCGAGAGCAAGAAGGCGCTCCTCTCGGACGCCGTGGTCGAAGTCGAGTTCGAGATTCGTGACGGCGAGGGGTTCTTCGCCCGAATTCCCCGCGAGGAGGGCGGCGAGTTCGCGCTCGACGGCGTGACCATGACCACGGACGGGTCGTTCGTCTACTTCATGACCGCCGAGGGAATCGACCCCGACCGGGTGCTGGAGAGCGCCGAGTCAGCCGACGACATCGGGCAGGCCCGCCTCGTCAACGAACACGACGACGGCAACCTGTTCGAGTTCGTCTACACCGGCCCGTCGCCGCTCGAAGAACTGGCCAATCACGGCGGGACCCTCCGGGACGCCAAGTTCACCGCGAACGGTGGCCGGAGCGTGGTCGAACTCCCGCGGAACGTGGACGTGCGCTCGGCGGTCGAGTCGATTCAGGACTCGATTCCCGGCACCAAGGTCGTGGCCCGCCGGGAACGCGAGCGACCGGAGCGCACCGTCGAGGAGTTCCGCGCGACGCTGGAGGACGACCTGACCGAGCGCCAGCGGTCGGCCCTCGACGCGGCCTACTACGCCGGGTTCTTCGAGTGGCCTCGGGAGAGTACCGGCGAGGAGGTCAGCGAGTCGCTCGGGGTTTCGGCCCCGACCTTCCACCAGCATCTGCGGGTCGGCGAGCGGAAACTCCTCTCGGCGTTCTTGGACGAATAAGGGGTTTTTACGGCGGTTTCGGTCGGCGAACCAACCGCCATCCTCGGCGGACTGAAAGGGCGAGCGCGGTTCGCGTTTGCGTGGTCGTCTCCGGCGGCCCTATTCGAGCGCCGAGCGAAGCGAGGTGCGAGAATATCCGCTGGAGCGACCGCGAACCGCGCGAGGGCTTTCGATACCTCCGTCGCTGTTTTTGTGGCAGAGTTGGATAGGTCACGAGAAACAAGGTTGGAAGCGAGAGGAAGCTAGCTACTGCCGAAACCGAGGCGTCTACCGCACAGCACCGCACCGCTACCGCGGGCCACACCCTCCCCAACCGATTGCGTTGCTCGTCGCTTCGCTCCTGCGCTACTCATCCCTCGCGCGGTTCGGCGCGGCATGAACGCCGCGCCAGCACGCGCCAGACACAAGTAGAGATGTTGTAAAGAATTGTATTTATATTTTAGGAGAGTGTAAAGGTTGCTCAAAAATTCAGAACGTGTAGCCGTGCTTTTCGGTGACGTGGTGGGCCGCGGTGCCCCAGATGTAGTCCTCGCCGGGCCACCACGTCCGGGCGTTGTTGAACCCGCCGACCAGCACGCCCGCGTCGGGATTGTCGGGGTCCGGATGGTAGTTGACCGACCCGCTGTCGCCGTCGCTGAAACCGGACTCCTCGCCCCACTTGAGTTGGCCCTGCTTGCAGATGGCCCCGTAGGCGCAGGTGAAACCGTCTACCGCCTGAATCTTGCCGGTGGTGTGGCCCGTCTTGACGCCGATTTTTTCGAGGCCCTCGCCTTCGGCCTTGAGGTCCGCGAGGCCGACTTTGGTGAACTGCCCGAGGACCCGGCCGGGCGACTCCCGGCGGATGCGCGAGAGCGGTTCGTACCCCTCGACGGGCCGGGCGCAAATCATGTCCGACTTGGGGTAGCCAGACCGGACCGCCCCGATTTCGGTCCGACTGCCGTCCAGCAGGTAGAGCGGTTCGCCCGCGTTGCCGGTCCCGCCGAAGACGTGGTTCGCGGTGGCGAAGTACCGCGACCCGTCGGCGGGGTCCCGCATCGCCGGCGCGAGCGTGCCGTAGAGTTTTTCGCTGGCGACGGCGACGCTCCCCGGCACGCCCCCGTCGTCGGTGGTCGCGTCAGCGCCCGACGCATCCAACTCCTCGACTGCGCTCGGAGTCGCCGCCGCACCCGGACGCTGACTCCGGCGCACGTCCCCGGCCTGCACCCGGCGGACCTCGACCGGCGTGTCCTCGACTCGCTCGGGGACCGCGCCGCGGGCCTCCTCGGACGTGATTTCGACCCGGATACTCGCGTTTCGCCCGCCGTACTCGCCGGGTTCGACCGCCGAACTCGCCACCTCGTCGTGATGGCGCACCGTCAGATTCCGGTGGGCCGCCAGCGCCGACCGGAAGTCGTCGTACCAGTCGGCGGGCACCGTCTTGCGCCGCGGCCGGAGTTCGCCGGACTCCTCGTCGCGGGTTAGACCGTAGACCACCGGCACCTCGTCTCGACTCGCCGCCCGCACGTCCTCCGCGGAGAGGAGACTCGCCGAGAGCGCACCGAACCCCAGACTCAGAAGCGTATCGACGAACCGCCGCCGTCCCATCGTCCCCACGCTCTCGTCGTGGACGGCGCTGGTCCGCGTGTCGTCGTGTTCCCCCATTTCCCGCATACCTGTACGCCGGACTGTCACTTGAAACTGCTTGCCCGCCCGCGATTCGAGCCGGTTGATACAAGTCGAAAGAGCCGCCTGTGAAAAGTTAGCAGGCAACTAGCAATCCCCGGTGAATCCGCCGCGGATACGCTCAACCGAACAATCCACCAGCGAACGCCCTGCTGACCGACAACCATGGGTGGGGTGAAGGGGCCGGTCGCTCGCGTGACCGCGAGCGGCCGGGGGCTTCAAAAATCGTCTTCTCCGCCGTAACAGCAGTCGTTTTCCCGGCTTCTGTTTTTAGGTCGCTCCCAGAACAGCGTCAGTTTCGACCGATTCCGCGGCGTCGAGCGAGCAAATCGCGTCGATGTCGGTCTGCTCGACTTCGACCAGCACGCGGTCGAACGCCAGTTCCCGGAGGACCTCGCCGCCGAGGGATTCGACCTCCTCGGCGAGCGCAGGGGTATCGGTCTCCTCGGCGTCGTCGGTCACGTTCTCGGACTTATCCTCAGCCAGCGTCACCACCAGCCGAATCGTCTCGCCGGGAATCGGGTCGCGCCGGAGCGACCGCACGGTGTGGCTCACGTAGGTCATAGCTCGGTTTAGAGCGGTTCCCACGTCCGCGGCGAGTCGTTCAGTCGCTCGCAACCGTCGTCGGTGACGACCACGAGGTCCTCGATTCGGACGCCGAACTCGCCCGGCAGGTAGATGCCCGGTTCGACGCTGAACACCATCCCCGGTTCGAGTTCGGTCTCGTTACCTTCCACGATGTAGGGACTCTCGTGAACGTCGAGGCCGACGCCGTGGCCGGTCCGGTGGACGAACTCGTCGCCGTACCCGGCCTCCTCGATGACCTCGCGCGCTTTCCGGTCGATGTCCTCGGCGAGGACACCCGGTTCGACCGCTTCGACCGCTGTCTGCTGGGCCTCGCGGACGGTTTCGTGGACCTCCTCGTAGCCTGCCGGCGGGTCGCCCGCGAACACGACCGTCCGGGTCTGGTCGCCGGGGTAGTTGTCCACGTAGGCCCCGAAGTCGAGGACCACGGGGTCGCCGCGCTGGATTTCCCGGTCCCCGTGGCGGTGGTGGGGTTTGGCACCGTTCGGCCCGGACCCGGCGATGGTGCCGAACGCGGCTTCCTCGCCACCGGCGTCACCGAGTCGGCGCTCGATTTCCGCTACGAGTTCCGATTCGGTCATGCCGACGGCCTCCTCGCCGAGTTCCCGGATTTCGACGCTCACTCGGTCTGCCAGCGTTCCTGCTCGCCGGAGGGCGTCGATTTCGGTCTCGTCTTTGCGCATCCGGAGGTCCTCGAACACCTCGCTGGCGAGGCCGAACGTCGCTTCCGAGAGCGTCTCGCGCAGGTCTTGGGTGAACAGCGCCCACATCGTGTCGTCCACGAGGAGATGGCCCCCGCGCAGGTCCATGTCGTCCGCCACCTCGGCCACGAGGTCGGTCGGGTCCTCGCCGTCTGCCCAGAGCCGAACGTCCTCGACCCACGAGGAGTCCCGAATCTGCTCGTCGTACATCTCGGGTGCGACGAAGGCGGGGGTTCCCTCTTGGGGGACGAACAGGAACAGGTGTCGCTCGCCCGGTTCCTCGCGGAATCCGGAGGCGTAGAACAGGTTCGTACTCGGAAAGAGGACGGCCGCGTCCGCACCGACCTCGGCCAGTCGCCGTTGGCATCGCCGGGTTCGCTCCTCGAAGGCGTTCATGCGAGAGGGTTGCTCGGGACGCGATTTAAAAGTAGGGACGGGCAGTCGAAGCCGAGTCAGTAGTGACCCAGCAGGCCCTCGCTTCGAGCCCTGACGCTCGCCCGGTAGAAGCAGTAGTAGCCCGCAGAGAGATAGACGACGCTGGTGGCGACGAGGATAGCGAGTTCTCCCGCCGGGAACTCCCAGAGCCGGGTGCCGTCCCGCATCGCGGTTCGCAGGAGATAGCTCCCCTGCGAGATGGGGAGGAGTTTCAGGTAGGCCAGCCTATCGACCGGCGCGGCGATGAGCGCGATGAACCCGAACTGGACGAGTTGGAAGATGCTCTCGATGCGCTTGTAGACCAGCGCGAGGCCCCCGAACAGGAAGCCGATGCCGAGGACCGCCAACAGGGTCAGTCCCACCAGCGGAAGCACCGTGAGGGGGTCGATGATGAGCCATCTGCCGGTCATCGCCATCATGATGACCAGCAGGGTGCCCGACCACAGCAGGCTCATGAAGACGTTGACGACGGTCTTGACGACCATGACGGTTCCGAACCCGTGGGGCGACATGTAGAGTCGTTCCAGCGTGCCCCACTGAGCCTCGCGGGTGACGCTCCACGCCAACCCGGAGTAGGCTATCGTGGATAGGGTAAACAGGAAGAATCCGACGATGATGCCTTCGAGCGACCGGGTGAGCGCCGCACCGGCGACTGCTCGCCCGCCGAAGAAGATGAGCGCGAAGAAGATAATCATCGTCAGGAACTGCGCGCCGGTGTTGACCGGATACCGGACCAGCAGGATGAACTTCTTGTAGAGGACGACCTTCGCCAGCGCGGCCAGCGAGGGGTCGTCGGACGTATCGGCGTCAGCGGTCGCCATCGGCGCTCACCCCCGAAGCGACTGCGCCGCCGGCGTTCGCATCCGGGCCGTCCTCGGATCGGTCGGACGACGAGGCCGAGTCGTCGCCGGTCTTCTCGGGACCGGTCTCAGTGAGCCTGAGAAAGACCTCTTGAAGGTCCGGTTCGACCGATTCCACGTCGCGTAGCTCTTGGTCGGCCGCGTTGAGGAGGTCGAACACGTCGTAGAGTTCGTCGCCCTCGGTCGCGGTGAACCCAATCGTGAACCGGTCGCCGTGGTCGGTGCAGTCGGCGTCTACCGCCCGCTCGACCCGGCGCTGAACGTCCTCCTCGACCGGCGGTTCGACCGTGACCTCGTACTGGCGGGTTCGGAACAGGTCCAGCAGGGCATCCACTTCGTCGTACTCCACGACCCCGCCGTCGTTGAGGACTAACACCTTGTCACAGACGGTCTCGATAACGTCCATGTCGTGACTGCTCAGGACGATAGTCACGTCCTCGCGCTCGGCGAGTCTGCTGAGTTCCGTCCGGAGTTCGAGCGAGGTTTCGATGTCCAACCCAAGCGTGGGTTCGTCCATGAACACCACGTCAACGTCGCGGGCCAGCGTCGAGGCCAGCGAGGTCTTCTGTTTCATGCCCCGCGAGAGGTCGTTGACCGGGGTGTCCGCGCGGTCCGCGAGACCGAACTGCTCCAACAGCGATTCGTGACGGTCGCGCAGGTCCTCGGGGTCGTCCCCGCCGAGACCGGCGAAAAACGAGAGGTTCTCCTGAACAGTCAACCGCCAGTAGATGTTTCGCGCGCCCTCGAGAATCGCGCCGACTTTGCCGTAGGCGTCGTCTGGGTTGTCGTGAACGTCGATGCCCGCGATTTCGACCGTCCCCGAGTCGGGGACGATAAGTCCGAGCATCGACTTGATGGTCGTCGTCTTCCCGGCACCGTTGGGACCGAGGAGACCGACGACCGTTCCCGTCTCGATTTCGAAGGAAACGTCGTCTATCGCCGTGACGGCCTCCTCGCCCTCGCCGAAGGTCTTTCGCAGACCCTCGACATGGATTGCAGGTTTCTCGACCGATTCCGTGCCATCACTCATAATGTGGTTCGTTAATTTTACTCATTCGACCCATTTTAATTGTTGTGCTTGTTGTCCCACGTAGCTCACTTCCGGCCCGAGTGTCGAGCAACGCCGACCGACGACCGACTCGACAGCGCGCGTCGCGGTGAGAAACGGCACCGCGACGACTGACATACAGCGGCGACGGGACGTTAGATAATTATATAATTCTTAAACAAATATTTCCCCATTCTATAGAAATATTTTCCTACATTCGGTATCGCGCTCTCCCACTTCTGACCCCCAATCACGTCCAGTCAGCGACTGTCCACGTCAGCGACCGCCCCGTCAGCTAAGTAGAACGCCATAGTACGCCACTCGTGGTTCGGGAGCAAGTGGCCGAGTTCTCGGTCGAGTACGTGCAAGCACTGGACGAGGAGGGGACCCTCGACGACGAGCAGGCACCCGACGTGGACGACGAGGACCTCCTCGAACTGTATCGACTGATGCGCCTCGCCCGGCGAACCGACGAGCGGGCCGTCGCGCTCCAGCGCCGGGGCGAGTCGGGGACCTACGCCCCCGGAATCGGGCAGGAGGCCGCGCAGGTCGGGTCGGCGTTCGCGCTCGCGAGAGACGACTGGATGGTGCCGTCCTTCCGGGAGAGCGCGGCCTACCTCACCCGAGGAGCGCCGGTCCACCGACTCCTCTGGTACGCGATGGGGATGGAGGAGGGCGCGGAGGTCGCCGACCGCAACATGCCGCCCTCGATTCCGGTCGGTTCGCAGGCCCTCCACGCCGCCGGTCTCGGGTGGGGCCAAGCAATCCGCAGAGACGAGACGGCCACCCTGACCTACTTCGGCGACGGCGCGACGAGTCAGGGCGACGTGTACGAGGCCATGAACGTCTCGGGGGTCTTGGACGCTCACACGGTCTTCTTCTGCCAGAACAACCAGTGGGCCATCTCGGTCCCCCGCGAGCGCCAGAGCCGTGCCGAGACGCTGGCCCAGAAGGCGATTTCGGCGGGCATCGAGGGAATCCAAGTGGACGGCAACGACGTGCTGGGCGTCCTCGGCGTCGCGCGGGACGCGCTCGAATCGGCCCGAAACGGAAATCCCGTACTGGTCGAGGCGCTGACCTACCGCCAGTCGATGCACACGACCAGCGACGACCCGCGGGTCTACCGGAGCGAGGACGACGAGGGCGACTGGGACGCCCGCGACCCAATCGTCCGGTTCGAGCGCTATCTCAGAGACGAAGGCGTGCTGGACGACGACCGGGCGGCCGAAATCGCCGACGACATCGAGGCGCTCCTGAGCGACGAAATCGACCGGGCGCGAGGCGGCAGAGAGGAGGTCGAACCCGCGGAGATGTTCGACCACGTGTTCGCCGAGACGCCGCCGGAACTCCGGCGACAGAAGGAGGCCTTCGAGCGCGAGGAGAGCGAGGAGGGCGAGACCGGCCCCGCGAGCGCCGAGGACGGACTCCGAGGGGAGCGCGAGGCCGGGGGCGCAGAAATTCCCGAGAGCGTCGAGAAGCAAAGAGACGGGACCGCCGACGAGCAAAGAGACGAGGACGACGAGGTGGACGACCGTGGCTAACGAAATCCGCCTCGTGGAGGCGATTCGACAGGCCCTCGACGAGGAGATGGCGCGCGACGAATCGGTAATCGTCTACGGCGAGGACGTGGGCGTCAACGGCGGCGTCTTCCGGGCGACCAAGGACCTCATCGAGGAGTACCCCGAGCAGGTCTACGACACTCCTCTCGCTGAGGCCGCCATCCTCGGCCTCGGCGTCGGTCTCGCCGGGGCCGGGTTTCGGCCCGTGCCGGAAATTCAGTTCGCCAGTTTCGCGTATCAGGGCTTCCACCAACTCGTCCAACACGCGAGTCGGATGCGGAGCAGGACCCGCGGGACGCTCGGCGTGCCGATGACCGTCCGGATGCCCTACGGCGGGGGCATCCGGGCGCTCGAACTCCACTCCGAGAGTTACGAGGCCGGATTCGCCCACGTTCCGGGTCTGAAGACGGTCGTGCCTGCAAATCCCGCCGACGCCAAGGGCCTGCTGACCGCCGCGATTCGGGACCCCGACCCCGTAATCGTCCTCGAACCGACCAGTCGCTACCGGGCCTCCCGCGAGTCCGTGCCGGAGGGCGAACACGTCGTCCCCCTCGGGGAGGCCGAAGTCGTGAGCGAGGGCGAGGAGGTAACGGTCGTGGCGTGGGGCGCGATGGTAGCCGAGACCATCGAGGCTGTCGAGGACGCCGACGCGGACGCCGAGGTCATCGACCTCCGGACCGTCTCGCCGATGGACTCGGAAGCGATTCTGGCCTCGGTCCGGAAGACCGGTCGGTGCGTCGTGGTCCACGAGGCCCCCAGAACCGGCGGCCTCGCCGCGGAAATCGTCGCCCGCATCAACGACGACGCGCTCTACTATCTGGAGTCGCCGGTCGAGCGAGTGACAGGCTACGACGTGCCCTTCCCGATGTTCGCCCGCGAGGCGGCTTACCGGCCCGACGCCGACCGGATTCGGCGGGGAATCGAGCGAGTGCTGTCGGCGTGAAAGCTAAGCGAGTCGGCGTTGTCACCCCATCGGGGGATTCGAATGCAAGCATTCGTGATGAACGGAATCGGCGAGACGGGATTCGCCGAGAAGGACCGACCGGAACCGGGGCCGAACGACGCGATACTGAAACCGACCAAGGCGCTCATCTGCACGTCGGACGTTCACACCGTCCACGGCGCAATCGGCGAGCGCGAGGACCTGACGCTGGGCCACGAGGCCGTCGGCGTCGTGGACGAAGTTGGCTCGGAAGTCGAGGAGTTCGCCGAGGGCGACAGGGTGGCGGTCGGAGCCATCACGCCCGACTGGGGGTCTGAGGCCGCCCAAGACGGCCACTCCTCGCAGTCCGGCGGCGCGCTCGGCGGGTGGAAGTTCGCCAACGAGAAAGACGGCGCATTCGCCGAGTACGTCCACGTCAACGACGCCGACGCGAATCTGGCCCACATCCCGGAGGGCGTCGAAGACGAGGAGGCCGTCTACGTCTGCGACATGCTCAGCACGGGATTCACCGCGGCCGAGAACGCCGAGATTCCGATGGGCGGGACGGTGGCCGTCTTCGCGCAGGGACCGGTCGGCCTGATGGCGACCAAGGGCGCGGAACTACAGGGCGCGGGCCGAATCATCGCCGTCGAGAGCGTCCCGGAGCGACAGGAGTTGGCCCGCAAGTACGGCGCGGACGAAGTGGTGAATTTCGAGGAAGTGGACCCGGTAGAGAAGATTCTGGAACTGACCGCCGACGAGGGAGACCCGGCAGGCGTCGATGCCGCAATCGAGGCCCTCGGCAGGGAGGAGACGCTGGCCGACTGCGTGGCGGTGACGAAACCCGGTGGAACTATCTCTAACGTCGGCTACTACGGCGAGGGCGAGACAGTCGGGATTCCGAGAGAGGCGTGGGGCGTCGGCATGGCCGAGAAGGACATCGTGACCGACCTCTGCCCCGGCGGGCGGGTTCGCCTCCGGCGACTCCTGCGACTCATCGACGCCGGCCGGGTGGACCCGACGCCGATGACGACCCACGAGTTTGACTTCGAGGACATCGACGAGGCTTTCGAGTTGATGGCGTCGAAAGAAGACGGCGTTATCAAACCGCTGGTGACGTTCTGAGGTGCGTGGCCGGGGGACAGTTCATTTCGGTCAATCGGCGTCGGAGCGAACGCCGCTCGCCCGATAGACTGTCTCGTCCAGTCGGAGTTCGCCGCGGGCGAGATAGACCCACGCGAGGACGAACAGACAAATCACGCTCAGGCGGACCAGTTTGACCTCGAGGTTCGCCGTCAGCGTCGTTCGGGTAAGTTCCACGAATTGGGGCACCGCCACTCCGGCTATCGTCCGCCCGTACAGGAGTTCCGTCAGGACGCGACCGAAGTGAATCCCGACCGGGAGACCCAACTCTCCGGTGAGGAGATACGCCAAGGAGAACGTGATGCCTACAAGGGCGGCGTCGATAGCCACGACGACGTTTCCGCGAAGCGGAACGTGATAGAGTCCGAACAGCAACAGGCTGGCGGCGGTAGCGACCGTCGTCGCCACCGTCGGCGAGAGGCCGCGTGCGGTGAGTCCTTCCGCGAAATTCCCGAGAACGATTCGCCGATAGACGACCTCCTCGTAGACGTTCCCGAGAAGGAACGACTGGAGAAAGGCGACGAACACGACGCCGACGACGAGGGGGACCCCAGCGCCGCTTCCGCCACCGACGGCGAGGTCCACGTCTCGCAGTCCTCGGAGTTCCCCCCAGAAGACCGACACGGCGATTCCGACGACGGTGAACACCGCACCGGCCACGAAGTTCCGAATCCAGTGCCGACCGACGTTCAGACCGAACTCCGTGTACGCCCGGCGTTCAAGCCTCGCGGCAACCACAATCGCCACGACGACGAGGACGACGTACAGCGCGCTCAAGGCCAACAGCGTCAGCACCTCGAGACCGATGGACGACTCCGTGACCGATGGCACGACCGTCCCGAGCGAAACGATTCCGGCCCGGAAAATTGCGAGCGTCAATACGGCCGGCAGAAGACCTCGAAGGGTCGCACGTAGCCGACTCGAATCATCACCTCGGAGAATAGTCATAACATCGTACAAGTAAATATGCGTATATCATAACCGGTTCGGTATCGCTCGGAAAACGCCAGCCGGCCCGTCGCACTTGGCACTCCGGAACGGCGGAACCGACGGTGTCCGCAATCAGTACGCCTCGGCTTCGAGGTCTTCGAGGTGTTGCTGGAGTTCGGGGTACTCCTCGACCCTGACGAAGCCGTACTCACAGCCGCCGTAGAAAGTGTCGGGAATCTCGTTCTCGACCAGCATCAGTTCGGGGTCGGCGTCCACGTGGTTGACCTTCGCCAGCGGGACGACGCGGGCCTCCTCGGTGCCGTCTAAGCAGACCACAGTGCGTTCGCGGAACAGAACCGCGTCGAACTCCAGCGCGTCGTACTCGTCTACCGTGAACACGGTCGGGCGGGACGGAGACATACTCGAACCACCAGCGACCAGAACAATAAACCCACGGCACAGCGACGGGACAGCCCGAAAGGCCGCGATAGGACTCGGCACACAGAACTAAGGCCGAAAACGCCGAGGCAAGGGACATGGAGTACGTTCGACTCGGTTCGACCGGCACCAAAGTATCCGAAATCTGCTTCGGGACGTGGCGCTTCGCCAAGGAGACCGACGGGACCGTCGAGACCGACCGCGGGACCGCCCACGACCTGCTGGACACCGCGTGGGACCACGGAGTCAACTTCATCGACACCGCGAACGTCTACGGCGACCCCAACGGCACCGCCGAGGAGTGGCTCGGCGATTGGCTCTCGGACTACGACCGCGAGGACTTCGTGCTGGCGTCGAAAGTCTACTTCGGGTTCAATGACGGGCCGAACGACCGCGGCCTCTCGCGCAAACACGTCCGGAGCCAGATTCGGGGGACACTCGAACGCCTCGGCACCGACTACCTCGACCTCTACTACATCCATCGCTGGGACGACGAGACGCCAATCGAGGAGACCCTTCGGACCCTGAACGAACTCGTCCGCGAGGGGAAGGTCAACTACCTCGGCGCGAGTTCGATGGCGGCGTGGAAGTTGACCAAGGCGCTCTGGACCAGCGACGTGGAGGGGATAGAGCGCTTCGAAGTCACGCAACCCCGGTTCAACCCGGCCTACCGCGACCCGGTAGCGGACTACCTCAACCTCTGCGCCGACCAAGACCTCGCGGTCTGTCCCTACTCCCCCCTCGAAGGCGGGTTCCTGACCGGGAAGTACGAGCGCGAAGGCGACGGTCCCGAGGGGTCCAGAGGCGACCTCTACGACTGGAAGAACCGGTTCGACGACCGCCAGTGGGACGTGCTGGACGCGATTCGGGAAGTCGCCGACGACGAGGACGCCACGCCCGCCCAAGTCTCGCTTCGGTGGTTGGCCGACCAGCGCGATTTCCGGTGCATCCCCATCGTCGGCGCGCGGACCACCGACCAACTGGAGGAGAATCTGGGTGCGACAGACGTGTCGCTCTCGGACGA
This genomic window from Halorussus lipolyticus contains:
- a CDS encoding aldo/keto reductase, translated to MEYVRLGSTGTKVSEICFGTWRFAKETDGTVETDRGTAHDLLDTAWDHGVNFIDTANVYGDPNGTAEEWLGDWLSDYDREDFVLASKVYFGFNDGPNDRGLSRKHVRSQIRGTLERLGTDYLDLYYIHRWDDETPIEETLRTLNELVREGKVNYLGASSMAAWKLTKALWTSDVEGIERFEVTQPRFNPAYRDPVADYLNLCADQDLAVCPYSPLEGGFLTGKYEREGDGPEGSRGDLYDWKNRFDDRQWDVLDAIREVADDEDATPAQVSLRWLADQRDFRCIPIVGARTTDQLEENLGATDVSLSDEQFDRIEEAYE